One window of Bacteroidota bacterium genomic DNA carries:
- a CDS encoding DEAD/DEAH box helicase family protein has translation MLKDTPFEIVYSTGEKEPIEFFFDALIESNQFDLGLGFFSSTAINVLSAGFAYFIHRGGRMRIIINDILPQKDKEAIESGMKMTDIEFEEKIIEDISRFTETLSKQDEHFFKCLSYLISVNSIEFIATIPANEKGGIAHNKYGIFTDERFDKVVFNGSANFSKNALLNNIESISCYKSWTESNTEKERLKYFEKIFNKTWIGDSQNIIIIPIERVKSYIQDSFPTKNLQQLIDEEKALINELDIYSNSIKGKLNEIYSTINIKPEFPFNSEPREYQKDAYTNWVNNDYHGIFAMATGTGKTITSLNCVLNEYKKSGKYNVLILVPTLALVEQWEKEIGEFNFNNYVLVSGETKWQEELSNYKANYRWRKQEDNLVIISTYPSFTNPKFLNLFKSFQYNFTIIADEAHNIGAPSIKAAFKQLKCKKRIALSATPKRIYDLDGTKELELLFKDQEPYCYSYSLEKAIENNFLTPYFYYPVMVNLACIIHKNKQNDVNIL, from the coding sequence ATGTTAAAAGATACCCCATTTGAAATAGTTTACTCTACTGGAGAAAAAGAACCAATCGAGTTCTTTTTCGATGCTTTAATTGAAAGTAATCAGTTTGATTTGGGATTAGGCTTTTTTAGTTCAACAGCGATTAATGTATTAAGTGCTGGTTTTGCTTACTTTATTCATCGTGGAGGAAGAATGAGAATTATTATCAACGATATATTACCGCAAAAGGATAAGGAAGCAATTGAATCTGGCATGAAAATGACAGATATAGAATTTGAAGAAAAAATAATTGAAGATATTTCAAGATTTACCGAAACACTATCAAAACAAGATGAACACTTTTTTAAATGCCTTTCTTACTTAATCTCAGTAAATAGTATTGAGTTTATTGCAACAATTCCTGCAAATGAAAAAGGTGGCATTGCTCACAATAAATATGGAATTTTTACCGATGAACGATTTGATAAAGTCGTTTTTAATGGTTCTGCCAATTTCTCAAAAAATGCACTTCTTAATAATATTGAATCAATTAGTTGTTATAAATCTTGGACAGAAAGCAATACAGAGAAAGAAAGATTAAAATATTTTGAAAAGATTTTTAACAAAACTTGGATTGGGGATTCTCAAAATATCATAATTATTCCTATTGAAAGAGTCAAAAGCTATATTCAAGATTCATTTCCAACAAAAAATCTACAGCAATTAATTGACGAAGAAAAAGCACTTATTAATGAATTAGATATATATTCAAATTCAATAAAAGGTAAGCTTAATGAAATATATTCTACTATAAATATTAAACCAGAATTCCCATTTAATAGTGAACCAAGAGAATACCAAAAAGATGCATATACCAATTGGGTTAACAATGACTATCATGGAATTTTCGCAATGGCTACGGGAACTGGAAAAACAATTACTTCCTTAAATTGTGTATTGAACGAATATAAAAAATCAGGGAAATATAATGTATTAATCTTGGTTCCAACGCTTGCGCTTGTGGAACAATGGGAAAAAGAGATTGGTGAATTTAATTTCAATAACTATGTTTTAGTTTCGGGTGAAACTAAATGGCAAGAAGAACTGAGTAATTACAAGGCTAACTATAGATGGAGAAAACAAGAAGATAACCTCGTTATTATTTCTACATATCCTTCCTTTACAAATCCTAAGTTTCTAAATCTCTTTAAATCATTTCAATATAATTTCACAATAATTGCTGATGAAGCCCATAATATTGGAGCTCCATCTATCAAGGCAGCGTTTAAACAATTAAAATGTAAAAAAAGGATAGCTCTTTCTGCAACACCCAAAAGAATTTACGACTTGGATGGAACAAAAGAACTAGAATTGCTATTTAAAGACCAAGAACCTTACTGTTATTCATATTCACTTGAAAAAGCAATTGAGAATAACTTTTTAACTCCATATTTTTATTACCCTGTAATGGTTAATCTAGCCTGCATAATTCACAAAAACAAGCAAAATGATGTTAATATTCTGTAA
- a CDS encoding DndE family protein encodes MFTHIKTSKENRELVSYLTRKLSLGTENIIARIAFTYSISKDRKMDLTKIQNSGGKEYSKAVLFGNNLPYYVSLICVHYNIYKTDKDIPKYIKMHIDDGLGIINEELKVNPNLDGFEYVIDKIENGLMELV; translated from the coding sequence ATGTTCACTCACATTAAAACCTCAAAAGAAAATAGGGAACTTGTTTCTTACCTAACAAGAAAACTTAGTTTGGGAACTGAGAATATTATTGCCCGTATTGCCTTTACGTATTCAATATCAAAGGACAGGAAGATGGATTTAACTAAAATTCAAAACTCAGGAGGTAAAGAATATAGCAAAGCGGTATTATTTGGGAATAACCTTCCCTATTATGTTTCCTTGATTTGTGTGCATTACAATATTTACAAAACCGATAAGGATATTCCTAAATACATTAAAATGCATATTGATGATGGATTAGGGATAATAAATGAGGAATTAAAAGTAAACCCAAATCTTGACGGTTTTGAATATGTGATTGATAAAATTGAAAACGGTTTAATGGAATTAGTATAA